From a single Anoplolepis gracilipes chromosome 3, ASM4749672v1, whole genome shotgun sequence genomic region:
- the Spas gene encoding spastin isoform X1 gives MSYSDGARPIRKFGAKSPMKKLCVTKSENGEKTTTTVNCSGHHHYHHSHHRFLDGLPQPSVHKRNLYVVSFPLILLFNVLRTLLYQLFMVFKYLYTSTSQLIQRRQASKQVCQLEIVVGQKPTDAHLTNGGQMEGEIMQVPRRPIGPGPGDPLLAKQKHHHRRAFEFISKALKIDEDNEGQKEMAIELYKKGIGELEKGIAVECNGGHGEVWEHAQRLHDKMCTNLAMAKDRLNFLASVCELRKLGINNQYRAPGNKTDSKHLGKPLRVRRNIHTFQTAQTSFNANHTKNTNSINATVNNGQTICTQIPKLKPRLPKNCHTTEASGRKLSVPGKRITGTPLSKSQTLPRSMGRSVPIQPCHRTMPIKPSSTPPSVKRQLSVPGNGSPIRRPGTPTTTSNSNRSTPTRKIPILKGVDPKLTQVILDEILEGGVPIQWEDIAGQETAKQALQEMVILPSLRPELFTGLRTPARGLLLFGPPGNGKTLLARAVATQCNATFFSISAASLTSKYVGEGEKLVRALFAIARELQPSVIFIDEVDSLLSERKDNEHEASRRLKTEFLVEFDGLPCNPEERVLVMAATNRPQELDEAALRRFTKRVYVTLPDLQTRIVLLQRLLAKHNDPLTPEELNEMAVLTEGYSGSDLTGLAKDAALGPIRELNPDQVKELDLNSVRNITMQDFRDSLRRIRRSVSPASLTTYEKWNFEYGDVSL, from the exons ATGTCTTACAGCGATGGTGCGCGCCCGATACGAAAATTCGGTGCAAAGTCACCGATGAAAAAGCTGTGCGTGACCAAGAGCGAGAACGGTGAGAAAACTACGACGACAGTGAACTGCAGTGGTCATCATCACTATCATCACAGTCATCATCGCTTTTTGGACGGCCTGCCGCAGCCGTCGGTGCACAAGCGTAATCTCTATGTCGTCTCTTTCCCGCTGATATTACTATTTAATGTGCTGCGAACTCTGCTGTACCAACTGTTTATGGtgtttaaatatctatataccTCTACATCCCAGTTAATCCAGCGTAGACAGGCATCCAAACAGGTTTGCCAGTTGGAGATTGTTGTTGGGCAAAAGCCGACAGATGCTCATTTGACCAACGGCGGTCAGATGGAAGGAGAGATCATGCAAGTGCCTAGACGTCCAATTGGGCCAGGTCCTGGAGATCCATTGCTGGCCAAACAAAAGCATCATCATCGCAGAgcatttgaatttattagcAAGGCACTCAAGATTGATGAGGATAACGAAG GACAGAAGGAAATGGCGATCGAATTATACAAGAAAGGAATTGGAGAGCTTGAAAAAGGAATAGCTGTAGAGTGCAATGGCGGGCACGGTGAAGTATGGGAGCATGCGCAAAGACTTCACGACAAAATGTGTACAAACTTGGCAATGGCAAAAGACAGACTTAATTTCCTTG CGAGTGTGTGTGAGCTGAGAAAGCTGGGTATCAACAATCAGTATCGCGCTCCTGGAAATAAAACAGACAGCAAGCATTTGGGAAAGCCTCTGAGGGTTCGCCGCAATATACACACTTTTCAAACTGCTCAAACTTCATTTAACGCTAATCATACTAAGAACACAAACAGTATAAACGCGACAGTTAATAATGGGCAGACTATATGTACCCAAATTCCCAAGCTAAAACCACGTTTGCCAAAAAACTGTCATACTACTGAAG CATCTGGCAGGAAATTGTCAGTCCCAGGCAAACGGATAACGGGAACACCTCTGAGCAAAAGTCAAACATTACCAAGGAGCATGGGTAGATCAGTGCCTATTCAACCTTGCCATAGGACTATGCCTATCAAACCGTCGTCGACGCCGCCTTCTGTAAAAAGACAGCTGTCCGTACCAGGCAATGGTTCACCTATACGACGTCCAGGAACACCAACTACTACCTCGAACAGTAACAGAAGCACGCCAACTAGGAAAATACCTATCTTGAAAGGCGTGGATCCAAAACTTACGCAAGTGATTCTCGATGAGATTTTAGAAGGAGGAGTCCCAATACAATGGGAAGACATTGCTGGTCAAGAG ACTGCGAAACAAGCTTTACAAGAGATGGTAATTCTACCGTCACTACGACCTGAACTATTTACCGGTTTGCGAACACCTGCTAGAGGACTGTTGTTGTTTGGACCCCCAGGGAATGGGAAAACATTGTTGGCGCGTGCCGTCGCGACTCAATGCAACGCAACGTTTTTTTCAATCTCCGCCGCTAGTTTAACATCCAAATACGTCGGAGAGGGTGAAAAATTAGTGAGGGCTTTGTTCGCAATTGCACGCGAATTACAGCCATCCGTTATTTTCATCGACGAAGTCGATTCATTATTAAGCGAGCGAAAGGATAACGAACACGAAGCTTCCAG gagATTAAAAACAGAGTTCTTAGTCGAATTTGATGGTTTGCCTTGTAATCCCGAAGAGAGAGTGCTCGTTATGGCTGCAACAAATAGGCCACAAGAATTGGATGAAGCTGCATTAAGGAGATTCACGAAACGCGTGTATGTTACATTGCCGGATCTGCAGACAAGAATCGTATTACTTCAGAGGCTCTTAGCAAAGCATAACGATCCCTTAACACCCGAAGAATTGAACGAGATGGCAGTTCTGACAGAGGGATACTCGGGAAGTGATTTGACTGGTTTAGCTAAGGATGCAGCACTTGGGCCTATCAGAg aacTCAATCCAGATCAGGTAAAAGAATTGGACCTCAATTCTGTTCGTAATATTACAATGCAAGATTTCCGTGATTCTCTAAGGAGAATTCGTAGATCTGTTTCACCGGCAAGTTTAACTACTTATGAGAAATGGAACTTCGAATACGGAGATGTGAGTCTTTGA
- the Rox8 gene encoding nucleolysin TIAR: MSEESNPRTLYVGNLDASVSEDLLCALFSQIGAVKGCKIIREPGNDPYAFVEFTNHQSAATALAAMNKRSFLDKEMKVNWATSPGNQPKLDTSNHHHIFVGDLSPEIETQTLKEAFAPFGEISNCRIVRDPQTLKSKGYAFVSFVKKSEAEAAINAMNGQWLGSRSIRTNWSTRKPPPPRSERPRHSNNSKPNYEEVYNQSSPTNCTVYCGGFTNGITDELIKKTFSPFGTIQDIRVFKDKGYAFIKFTTKEAATHAIESTHNTEINGSIVKCFWGKENGDPNSVGPNANHQAQQVTTGVGQYAYGYGQQMGYWYPQGYPQMQGQFLQPAQYYGQYYGQQAQYMNSVRMPAPNAGAWQPTQATATSPTASAPLPPGQQPTMVTYTMPHQYPTQ; the protein is encoded by the exons ATGAGTGAGGAAAGTAATCCGCGTACTTTGTACGTGGGCAACCTGGACGCTTCGGTGTCCGAGGACCTTCTGTGCGCCCTCTTCTCACAGATCGGCGCAGTGAAGGGATGCAAGATCATTCGGGAGCCCGGCAACGACCCGTATGCCTTCGTTGAATTCACGAATCACCAGAGCGCGGCTACAGCGTTGGCCGCCATGAATAAACGCTCGTTCCTTGACAAGGAGATGAAGGTTAACTGGGCGACTAGTCCAGGCAATCAGCCCAAGCTCGATACCAGCAATCACCATCACATATTCGTCGGCGATCTTTCGCCGGAGATCGAGACACAGACTTTGAAAGAGGCGTTTGCCCCTTTTGGCGAAATCAGCAATTGCAGGATCGTGCGAGATCCACAGACCCTCAAGAGTAAAGGCTACGCCTTTGTGTCGTTTGTCAAGAAGTCCGAAGCCGAGGCGGCGATTAACGCAATGAACGGCCAGTGGTTGGGCTCGCGCAGCATCAGGACCAATTGGTCCACCAGGAAACCACCGCCGCCGAGATCTGAGCGGCCACGACATTCGAACAATAGTAAACCCAACTATGAAGAG GTATATAATCAAAGTAGTCCTACCAATTGCACTGTATATTGTGGAGGTTTCACAAATGGCATCACGGACGAGttgataaagaaaacattttctcCTTTTGGCACCATCCAAGATATAAGAGTGTTCAAAGACAAGGGATATGCTTTTATTAAGTTTACAACTAAAGAAGCTGCAACGCATGCCATTGAATCGACGCATAATACAGAAATCAATGGTAGCATTGTTAAATGCTTTTGGGGAAAGGAAAATGGTGATCCAAATAGCGTCGGTCCTAACGCCAATCATCAAGCTCAACAG gTGACGACAGGAGTAGGGCAATATGCGTACGGTTATGGCCAACAGATGGGTTATTGGTATCCACAAGGCTATCCGCAAATGCAGGGACAATTTCTGCAACCTGCTCAATATTATGGTCAATATTATGGGCAACAGGCACAATATATGAACAGTGTGAGGATGCCTGCACCGAACGCGGGTGCCTGGCAGCCGACGCAAGCCACCGCCACATCTCCGACAGCGAGTGCGCCCTTGCCACCAGGCCAGCAGCCCACTATGGTAACATACACCATGCCGCACCAATACCCTACACAATGA
- the Spas gene encoding spastin isoform X2 yields the protein MSYSDGARPIRKFGAKSPMKKLCVTKSENGEKTTTTVNCSGHHHYHHSHHRFLDGLPQPSVHKRNLYVVSFPLILLFNVLRTLLYQLFMVFKYLYTSTSQLIQRRQASKQVCQLEIVVGQKPTDAHLTNGGQMEGEIMQVPRRPIGPGPGDPLLAKQKHHHRRAFEFISKALKIDEDNEGQKEMAIELYKKGIGELEKGIAVECNGGHGEVWEHAQRLHDKMCTNLAMAKDRLNFLASGRKLSVPGKRITGTPLSKSQTLPRSMGRSVPIQPCHRTMPIKPSSTPPSVKRQLSVPGNGSPIRRPGTPTTTSNSNRSTPTRKIPILKGVDPKLTQVILDEILEGGVPIQWEDIAGQETAKQALQEMVILPSLRPELFTGLRTPARGLLLFGPPGNGKTLLARAVATQCNATFFSISAASLTSKYVGEGEKLVRALFAIARELQPSVIFIDEVDSLLSERKDNEHEASRRLKTEFLVEFDGLPCNPEERVLVMAATNRPQELDEAALRRFTKRVYVTLPDLQTRIVLLQRLLAKHNDPLTPEELNEMAVLTEGYSGSDLTGLAKDAALGPIRELNPDQVKELDLNSVRNITMQDFRDSLRRIRRSVSPASLTTYEKWNFEYGDVSL from the exons ATGTCTTACAGCGATGGTGCGCGCCCGATACGAAAATTCGGTGCAAAGTCACCGATGAAAAAGCTGTGCGTGACCAAGAGCGAGAACGGTGAGAAAACTACGACGACAGTGAACTGCAGTGGTCATCATCACTATCATCACAGTCATCATCGCTTTTTGGACGGCCTGCCGCAGCCGTCGGTGCACAAGCGTAATCTCTATGTCGTCTCTTTCCCGCTGATATTACTATTTAATGTGCTGCGAACTCTGCTGTACCAACTGTTTATGGtgtttaaatatctatataccTCTACATCCCAGTTAATCCAGCGTAGACAGGCATCCAAACAGGTTTGCCAGTTGGAGATTGTTGTTGGGCAAAAGCCGACAGATGCTCATTTGACCAACGGCGGTCAGATGGAAGGAGAGATCATGCAAGTGCCTAGACGTCCAATTGGGCCAGGTCCTGGAGATCCATTGCTGGCCAAACAAAAGCATCATCATCGCAGAgcatttgaatttattagcAAGGCACTCAAGATTGATGAGGATAACGAAG GACAGAAGGAAATGGCGATCGAATTATACAAGAAAGGAATTGGAGAGCTTGAAAAAGGAATAGCTGTAGAGTGCAATGGCGGGCACGGTGAAGTATGGGAGCATGCGCAAAGACTTCACGACAAAATGTGTACAAACTTGGCAATGGCAAAAGACAGACTTAATTTCCTTG CATCTGGCAGGAAATTGTCAGTCCCAGGCAAACGGATAACGGGAACACCTCTGAGCAAAAGTCAAACATTACCAAGGAGCATGGGTAGATCAGTGCCTATTCAACCTTGCCATAGGACTATGCCTATCAAACCGTCGTCGACGCCGCCTTCTGTAAAAAGACAGCTGTCCGTACCAGGCAATGGTTCACCTATACGACGTCCAGGAACACCAACTACTACCTCGAACAGTAACAGAAGCACGCCAACTAGGAAAATACCTATCTTGAAAGGCGTGGATCCAAAACTTACGCAAGTGATTCTCGATGAGATTTTAGAAGGAGGAGTCCCAATACAATGGGAAGACATTGCTGGTCAAGAG ACTGCGAAACAAGCTTTACAAGAGATGGTAATTCTACCGTCACTACGACCTGAACTATTTACCGGTTTGCGAACACCTGCTAGAGGACTGTTGTTGTTTGGACCCCCAGGGAATGGGAAAACATTGTTGGCGCGTGCCGTCGCGACTCAATGCAACGCAACGTTTTTTTCAATCTCCGCCGCTAGTTTAACATCCAAATACGTCGGAGAGGGTGAAAAATTAGTGAGGGCTTTGTTCGCAATTGCACGCGAATTACAGCCATCCGTTATTTTCATCGACGAAGTCGATTCATTATTAAGCGAGCGAAAGGATAACGAACACGAAGCTTCCAG gagATTAAAAACAGAGTTCTTAGTCGAATTTGATGGTTTGCCTTGTAATCCCGAAGAGAGAGTGCTCGTTATGGCTGCAACAAATAGGCCACAAGAATTGGATGAAGCTGCATTAAGGAGATTCACGAAACGCGTGTATGTTACATTGCCGGATCTGCAGACAAGAATCGTATTACTTCAGAGGCTCTTAGCAAAGCATAACGATCCCTTAACACCCGAAGAATTGAACGAGATGGCAGTTCTGACAGAGGGATACTCGGGAAGTGATTTGACTGGTTTAGCTAAGGATGCAGCACTTGGGCCTATCAGAg aacTCAATCCAGATCAGGTAAAAGAATTGGACCTCAATTCTGTTCGTAATATTACAATGCAAGATTTCCGTGATTCTCTAAGGAGAATTCGTAGATCTGTTTCACCGGCAAGTTTAACTACTTATGAGAAATGGAACTTCGAATACGGAGATGTGAGTCTTTGA
- the LOC140664079 gene encoding uncharacterized protein, producing MSKQCRVNNFFDKCMYKNCANKKSDKKRLYRFPLQTDERFYLWIHNSGSGSKLATVRDQFVYDTCTGNIAIESHRRYPQNTTKKKMCKDGFNKHSVNNTADNDVNGNNVVDGDDDTYGSDVDRGIDSSNGEGDRTDLDDNIDVDDSVDIHYANVK from the exons atgTCGAAACAGTGTcgtgtaaataatttctttgataaatgtatgtacaaaaactgtgcaaataaaaaatctgataagaaACGTTTATACAGATTTCCGCTACAGACAgatgaaagattttatttgtGGATACACAACAGTG GTAGCGGCTCAAAACTGGCTACTGTTCGTGATCAATTTGTGTACGACACGTGTACGGGAAACATCGCGATCGAATCGCACAGACGATATCCACAGAACACTACGAAAAAGAAGATGTGCAAGGATGGATTCAACA aacacAGTGTCAACAACACTGCCGACAACGACGTCAACGGTAACAACGTCGTCGACGGTGATGATGACACCTATGGGAGTGATGTCGACAGGGGTATCGACTCCAGCAACGGAGAAGGCGACAGAACCGACCTCGACGACAACATCGACGTCGACGACAGCGTTGACATCCACTATGCTAATGTTAAAT aa